The genomic window CCGCGATCTGGCTGACGCCGAGCTTCAAGAACCGCCCGGTTCAGGGCGAGGCCGCGAACGCGAGCGCCGGCTACCACGGCTACTGGATCACCGACTTCACGCAGATCGACCCGCACCTCGGCACCAACGCCGAGCTGGAGGCCCTCATCGCCGAGGCGCACGCCAAGGGCATCAAGATCTACTTCGACATCATCACTAACCACACGGCCGACGTCATCGACTACGAGGAGCAGCAGTACTCGTACATCGACCAGGCGACGAGCCCCTACACGGATGCCTCGGGCACCGCGTTCGACCCGGCCGACTACGCCGACGGCGACCCGGCGTTCCCGGCGCTCGACCCGGCGACGAGCTTCCCCTACACGCCCGTCGTCGCCCCCGAGGACGCCGACCTCAAGGTCCCGGCGTGGCTGAACGACCCCACGCTGTACCACAACCGCGGCGACTCGACCTGGTCGGGCGAGTCGGTCACCTACGGCGACTTCGTCGGCCTCGACGACCTCATGACCGAGCACCCGACCGTGGTGAACGGGTTCATCGACGTCTACAAGACGTGGGTCGACCTCGGCATCGACGGCTTCCGCATCGACACCGCCAAGCACGTGAACTTCGAGTTCTGGGAGCAGTGGTCGACCGCCGTGCTCGACTACGCCCACGCGCAGGGCAAGCCCGACTTCTTCATGTTCGGCGAGGTCTACGACGCCGACCCGGTCAAGCTCTCGCCGTACGTGCGCAAGACCGACATGAACTCGGTGCTCGACTTCACCTTCCAGTCGCAGGCCGTCTCGTACGCGTCGGGCAACAGCGCGAAGAACCTGCAGTCGCTCTTCGCCGGCGACGACTACTACACGACCCCCGACTCGTCGGCGACGGCCCTGCCGACCTTCCTCGGCAACCACGACATGGGCCGCGTCGGCTACTTCCTCGCCTCGACGGGCGACGCCCTGCAGCGTGACGAGCTCGCGCACGAGCTCATGTACCTCACGCGCGGCCAGCCGGTCGTCTACTACGGCGACGAGCAGGGCTTCGCGGGCACCGGCGGCGACAAGGACGCCCGCCAGACGCTCTTCGCGACGCAGGTCGGCGAGTACGCGAACCAGCCGCTCGTCACCGGCGAGAACGCGGGCAGCGTCGACCGCTACGGCACGGACGCGCCCCTCTACCAGCACATCGCGGCGCTCGCGGCACTGCGCGACGCACACCCCGCGCTCGACCAGGGTGCGCAGATCGAGCGGTACGTGACGGATGGCGCGGGCGTCTACACGTTCAGCCGCGTCGACCGCGACGAGAAGGTCGAGTACCTCGTGGCCGTGAACAACGCGGCCGAGGCGAAGACGGTCGACGTGCCCACGCTGACCGCGGATGGCGTGTTCTCGCCCCTGTACGGCACCGACGGCCCCGGGGTCGCCGCGAACGCCGAGGGCGTGCTCTCGGTGAGCGTGCCGGCGCTCGGCGCGGTCGTGCTGCAGGCCGACCGGCAGGTGACCGCTCCCGAGGCGGCCGCGGCGATCACGGTCGACGTCCCCGCTGCGGGCGCCGGCGTGAAGGGGGTCACCCCGGTCTCGGCGGACGTCGCCGACTCGACGTGGCAGGAGACGAGCTTCGCGTGGCGCGTCGCCGGCTCCGACGAGTGGCACGCGCTCGGCACCGCCGAGGACACGACGCCGCGCGTCTTCCACGACACGGCGGGCCTCGCGAACGGCACGCTCGTCGAGTACCGCGCGATCTCGACGGATGCCGCGGGCCACCGCGCGGCCGCGTCGAGCTACGCGTCGGTCGGCAATGCCGTGAACCTCGTCGTCGAGGAGGAGCCCGAGCCCGAGATCGCCCTCGTGACGGTGCCCGGCAACCACAACTCCGAGATGGGCTGCGCGGGCGACTGGGCCCCGGGCTGCGAGGCCGCGAAGCTCACCAAGCGCGCCGACGGCATCTACGCCGGCACCTTCCAGATCCCGGCCGGCACCTACGAGTACAAGGTCGCGCTCAACGGGTCGTGGGCGCTGAACTACGGCGCGAACGGCGTGCAGGACGGCCCGAACGCCACCTACACGACGGATGGCACGACGCCCGTCACGTTCTACTGGGACCCGCGCACCAAGGTGTTCTCCTCGACCGCCGAGGGCCCCATCGTCACGCTGCCGGGCAACCTGCAGTCCGAGCTCGGCTGCCCCGGCGACTGGGCGCCCGACTGCATGGTCACGTTCGCGCAGGACGGCGACAAGGACGGCGTGTACGAGTTCGCGACCGACCAGCTGCCCACCGGCAACTACGAGGTGAAGGTCGCGCACGGCCTCTCGTGGGACGAGAACTACGGCGTCGGCGGCGCACCCGGCGGGGCGAACTACTCGTTCAGCGCGACCGAGGGCAAGCTCGTGACCTTCCGGTACACGCTCGCGACGCACGTGCTCGACATCGAGGTGGCCGACCCGCCGCTGGCCGGCACGGGCGCGCAGCGCGCGTACTGGCTCGACGCCGACACGCTCGCGTGGCCGCAGTCGCTGCTCGGCGGCGCGCAGGCGGGCGACCTGACCTTCACGCTCGAACACTCGGCCGACGCCGGGCTCGCGGTCGCCGACGGCGCCGTGACGGGCGGCGGCGACCCGATCGCGCTCGAGTTCGACCCCGCCGGCATCGGCGACGCGCTCGCTGCGACCTACCCGCACCTCGCGGGCTACGTCGCCCTGCGCCCGGTCGGCCTCGACCGCGCGGCGATCGCCTCGCTCGTCACCGAGGAGCTCCAGGTCGCCCAGCGCGACGGCGACACGCTCACGGCGTTCACCGGCGTGCAGCTGCCCGGCGTGCTCGACGACCTCTACGCCGACGGCGTGGCCTCCACCACGCTCGGCACCTCGTGGAGCGGCGACCGGGCCACCCTCGCGGTGTGGGCGCCGACCGCGCGCTCGGTGTCGCTCCAGCTCTGGGACGCGGGCACCACGGGCGACCCGCAGGTGCTGCCCGCGACGTTCGACGCGGCATCCGGTGCCTGGTCGGTGACGGATGACGCGGTCGACGCGGGCAGCGAGTACCGCTGGCTCGTCGAGGTCTTCGCCCCCTCCACGGGCGCGATCGAGACGAACTCGGTGACCGACCCGTACTCGCAGGCGCTCACGGTGAACTCGGCGCGCACGGTCGTCGTCGACCTCGACGACCCGTCGATCGCCCCCGAGCAGTGGGCCGAGACGCCCGCGCCGGTCGTGGAGCGCGCGGTCGACCGCGCCATCTACGAGCTGCACGTGCGCGACTTCTCGATCACCGACGAGACGGTCCCCGAGGAGGAACGCGGCACGTACCGTGCGTTCACGCGCGACAGCGCGGGCGCCGCGCAGCTGCGCGAGCTCGCCGAGGCGGGCATCAACACGGTGCACCTCCTGCCGACGTTCGACATCGCGACGATCGAGGAGCGGCGCTCCGAGCAGGCCACGCCCGACTGCGACCTCGCGTCGTTCGGACCGGCCTCGCCCGAGCAGCAGGCGTGCATCAACGCCATCCGCGACCTCGACGGCTTCAACTGGGGCTACGACCCGTTCCACTTCCAGGCGCCCGAGGGCTCCTACGCGGTGGATCCGGATGGCGCGTCGCGCGTCGAGGAGTTCCGCGAGATGGTCGGCGCGCTGCACGCCACGGGCCTGCAGGTCGTGCTCGACGAGGTGTACAACCACACCGCCGAGTCGGGTCAGGGCGGGAAGTCGGTGCTCGACCGGGTCGTGCCCGGCTACTACCAGCGGCTCAACGCGCTCGGCGCCGTCGAGACCTCGACGTGCTGCCAGAACGTGGCCACCGAGAACGCCGTCGCCGAGAAGCTCATGGTCGACTCGGTCGTGCTCTGGGCCAAGGAGTACAAGGTCGACGGGTTCCGCTTCGACCTGATGGGCCACCACTCGAAGGAGAACATGCTCGCGGTGCGGGCCGCGCTCGACGAGCTCACGCTCGAGGAGGACGGCGTCGACGGCTCGAAGGTCTACCTCTACGGCGAGGGATGGAACTTCGGCGAGGTCGCGAACAACGCCCGGTTCGAGCAGGCCACGCAGGGCCAGCTCGGCGGAACGGGGATCGGCACGTTCAACGACCGGCTTCGCGACGGCGTGCACGGCGGCAGCCCGGTGGTCGGCGACTCGATCTTCGACCAGGGCTTCGGCACGGGCCTCGCGGGCGACCCGAACGGCACGCCCGTCCGGGAGGGCACGCGCAACCTCGGCCAGCAGACCGACCTGGTGAAGGTGGGCCTCGCGGGCAACCTGCGCGACTTCCAGTTCACCGGATACGACGGCGTCGTGAAGACCGGCGCCGAGGTCGACTACAACGGCGCACCCGCCGGCTACGCCGACCAGCCCGACGAGGTCATCAACTACGTCGACGCGCACGACAACGAGACGCTGTACGACCTCGGTGTCCTGAAGCTGCCGACCGACACGTCGATGGCCGACCGCATCCGCATGAACACGCTGTCGCTCGCGACCGTGACGTTCTCGCAGACGCCCTCGTTCTGGCACGCCGGCACCGAGCTGCTGCGTTCGAAGTCGCTCGACCGCAACAGCTACAACTCGGGCGACTGGTTCAACCGGATCGACTGGACCGGCCAGGAGTCGACCTTCGGGTCGGGTCTGCCGATGGCGGCCGACAACGCCGACAAGTGGTCGTTCATGGAGCCGCTGCTGGCGGATCCGGCGCTCAAGCCCGGTGCGGCCGACATCGCCGCGGCCGAGGCATCCGCGCTCGACCTGCTGCGCGTGCGCTCGTCGGTCGACCTGATGCAGCTGGGCTCGGCCGAGCTCATCGAGCAGAAGGTGTCGTTCCCGAACAGCGGCCCGGATGCCACGGACGGCCTCATCGTGATGCTCATCGACGACCTCGTCGGCGACGACGTCGATGAGGAGCTCGAGGGCGCCATGGTGGTGTTCAACGCCTCGCCCGAGGCGATCACCGAGCAGGTCGACGGGCTCGCCGGGCGCGACTTCGCGCTGAACGCGGTGCAGGCCGGCGGCGCCGACGAGGTCGTGAAGGGCACGTCGTGGGATGCCGCGTCCGGCACGCTCACGATCCCGGCGCGCACCGCGGCGGTCCTGGTCGACGAGCAGGAGCCCGACGGCGTGGCGACGGTCACGCTCGCCGCGCCCAGCAAGGCGATCGCGAAGGCCGGCAGCACGGTCAAGGTCAGCGGGCAGGTCACCGCGCTCGACGGCTCGCGTCCGGTGGGCACCGTGTCGGTCCTGGTCGACGGCCAGGTCGTGGCGACCGAGCCGGTCGAGTCGAAGGACAAGGGCGGGTTCAGCGTCAAGCTGCCGAAGCTCGGCGCCGGGGTGCACTGGATCCAGGTCTCGTTCGGCGGGGGCGACGGGTTCGCCGACTCCGAGTCGGTGCCGGCGATGCTGGTGCTCTGGTGATCCGCGCCGAGCGCGGAGCCGCCTGAACGGTCCGGGCGGAGCGGGTGTGCGCCGCTCCGCCCGGACCGCTCCCTGCGGGTGGGCTCAGAAACCCAGGCCGCAGGCCTCGTAGCTGCCGACGATCTCCGCGCCGTAGTTCGCGAAGATCTCGTCGATGCCGCTGCCGTCGGACGCCTTCTCCTCGTGCGGGTTCTTCGACGCGATCGTCCCGTCCTGCCCGACGGCGCCCTTCACCATGATGGTGAAGCTCGTGGGCGCTCCCGTCGCCTCGTAGGCCTCGAGCACGCACTCGGCGTCGTCTGGCGACAGCTCCTCGGTGAGCGCCGCCGCGACGTCGAGCGTCCACCACGCCTGCGAGTGCGACGCGCCGGCGTTGCCCTGCTCGGAGCGGTCGGCGTTGTAGCACTCGTGGGCGTAGGCGGCGGCGCCAGAGGCGAGCACGCCGGCGGCGGCGAGCGCGACGCCCGCGCCGATGCTGGTCAGGGTCCTTCTGGGCATGTGCGGTTCCTCCGTGTCGTTCGATCGGGCGCCGGATCTCCGGCGCACGATCTCCACCGTCGCGCGTCGCCCCGAAGCGGTCATCGGTGCAGTCCCTGATCATCCACGGTTTCCGGCGTGCGATCGCCCCCGTCCGGGGGCTGGCGCGTCTCGTGCGGGGCTGGTCTCGCCCGGGGCTCTTCGCGGGGTGATCTCGTCCCGATGGCTCATCTCAGTGCGGCCTCATGTGAGGCTGCGTTGATATCGGTTGCCTCGATGCTGCGTGGTGCGTGGCCGTTCGGGTCGCTCATGTCGGCGGCGCCTCATTTGAGGCTGCGTTCAGATGAGCCATCCGGATGGCGTCTCGGTCCGTCAGTCGGGGGCGAGGGGCCTCGCCTGGCGTCGCGCGTGGCTCGAGGGTCGGTATCGCCCCGTGGGCGGGCCGCCCGGTACGTGGTCAGCCCGCGTCGGCGCGCGCGGCGAGCACCGCGTGGCAGCGCTCGAGTCGCGCGAGCCACCAGGCGGTGCGCTCCTCGTCGGCGGCGCAGCGAGCGAGCAGGGCGGGATCGGGGTCGACGCGACGCACGTCGATCCCCCCATCGCGTGGGAGCAGCGGGTCGCGCGTGACATCCGCCGCCAGCAGCGACGCCGTGCCGAGGCCGCAGTCGTAGTCGAGGCCGGGCACGGATGCCGCGAGGAACGCGCCCATCGCGAGGCCGACGCTCGTGTCGAGGGCGCTCGAGACCACGACCGGCAGGCCTGCGCGGTCCACGATGTCGAGGGCGCGGCGGATGCCGCCGAGCGGCGCCGCCTTGATCACGAGCAGGTCGGCGGCGCCCGCTGCGGCGACCGCGAGGGGGTCGTCGGCTCGGCGCACGCTCTCGTCCGCCGCGATCGGGATGCCCATGTACGTCGTGCGACGTCGGATCTCGGCGAGCTCCTCCACGGTCGCGCACGGCTGCTCGACGTACTCGAGGTCGAACGGCGCGAGCGCGTGGATCGCGTGCTCGGCCTCGTCGAGGTTCCACCCGGCGTTCGCGTCGACGCGGATGCGACCCTCGGGACCCATCGCCTCGCGGACGGCGCGGACCCGCGCGACATCCTGTGCGAGGGTCTGGTCGGATGCCGCGACCTTGACCTTCGCGGTCCGGCAGCCGGGGAAGCGCTCGAGCACCGACGGCACCGCGTCGGGGTCGACCGACGGCACGGTCGCGTTCACGAGCACGCGGTCGCGCGCCCTCGGCGGCGTCGGGCGCCATCCGAAGTCGACCGCGGCGGCGAGCCAGGTCGCGGCCTCGTCGTCGGGGTACTCGGCGAACGGCGCGAACTCGGTCCACCCCTCCGGGCCTTCGAGGAGCAGGGCCTCGCGCACGTCGATCCCACGGAAGCGGGTGACGAGGGGGAGTGCGACGACCCGGGCGGTCGCGAGCAGGTCGTGCAGGGGCGGGAGGCTCGGCGCGACGTCGCTCATCCTCCGAGTCTGCCACCGGCCTCGCTCGAAACCCGGCTACTTCTCTCCGATCCAGCTCTCCCGCGCCGGCACGAGCTCCTCGAGCCGGTCCCAGAGCGCCTCGGGGATCGGCGTCGCGTGCGACTCCAACGTCTGCGCGATGCGCGCCGGCGTCGACATGCCGATGATCGTCGAGTGGATGCGCGGATCGCGCGTCGAGAACTGCAGCGCGGCCGCCGCGAGCGGCACGTCGAACTCGGCGCACGCCGCCGCCATCCGCTCGGCGGCGGCGTGCATGTCGGGCCGCTCGCCGTACGCGTACCTGGTGGTCGCGGCGGGGCCCTTCGCGAGCAGACCGCCGCCGTACGGCGCCGCGTTCAGCACGCCGAGCCCGATCTCGGTCGCACGGTGGATCAGCTCGTCGGCCGACCGGTCGAGCAGCGTGAAGCGGTTGTGGGTAAGGACGACGTCGAACACGCCCGTCTCCATGAGCGGTCGCGCGACCGAGAGCGTGCCGCCGGCGAGGCCGATCCAGTCGACGGCGCCCTCGGACTTCAGCGCACGCAGCGCCGCGACCGGGCCGTCGGG from Agromyces aurantiacus includes these protein-coding regions:
- the pulA gene encoding pullulanase-type alpha-1,6-glucosidase, with protein sequence MTQRARVRRWLAAGLTGAVAASVIALVPTMGAASAEGDTFALVGSLQSELGCSEDWQPACEATHLLPTDTAGVYAAEFTVPAGSWEYKVAANDSWDASWGLNGGGDNIPLTVAGDTRVRVVFDDAQKRVGLELLDTRGAYDDAADGGLVAAPARQPGSDENFYFVMTDRFANGDPANDQGGLEGDRMVTGFDPTDKGFYQGGDIQGLRDRLDYIDGLGTTAIWLTPSFKNRPVQGEAANASAGYHGYWITDFTQIDPHLGTNAELEALIAEAHAKGIKIYFDIITNHTADVIDYEEQQYSYIDQATSPYTDASGTAFDPADYADGDPAFPALDPATSFPYTPVVAPEDADLKVPAWLNDPTLYHNRGDSTWSGESVTYGDFVGLDDLMTEHPTVVNGFIDVYKTWVDLGIDGFRIDTAKHVNFEFWEQWSTAVLDYAHAQGKPDFFMFGEVYDADPVKLSPYVRKTDMNSVLDFTFQSQAVSYASGNSAKNLQSLFAGDDYYTTPDSSATALPTFLGNHDMGRVGYFLASTGDALQRDELAHELMYLTRGQPVVYYGDEQGFAGTGGDKDARQTLFATQVGEYANQPLVTGENAGSVDRYGTDAPLYQHIAALAALRDAHPALDQGAQIERYVTDGAGVYTFSRVDRDEKVEYLVAVNNAAEAKTVDVPTLTADGVFSPLYGTDGPGVAANAEGVLSVSVPALGAVVLQADRQVTAPEAAAAITVDVPAAGAGVKGVTPVSADVADSTWQETSFAWRVAGSDEWHALGTAEDTTPRVFHDTAGLANGTLVEYRAISTDAAGHRAAASSYASVGNAVNLVVEEEPEPEIALVTVPGNHNSEMGCAGDWAPGCEAAKLTKRADGIYAGTFQIPAGTYEYKVALNGSWALNYGANGVQDGPNATYTTDGTTPVTFYWDPRTKVFSSTAEGPIVTLPGNLQSELGCPGDWAPDCMVTFAQDGDKDGVYEFATDQLPTGNYEVKVAHGLSWDENYGVGGAPGGANYSFSATEGKLVTFRYTLATHVLDIEVADPPLAGTGAQRAYWLDADTLAWPQSLLGGAQAGDLTFTLEHSADAGLAVADGAVTGGGDPIALEFDPAGIGDALAATYPHLAGYVALRPVGLDRAAIASLVTEELQVAQRDGDTLTAFTGVQLPGVLDDLYADGVASTTLGTSWSGDRATLAVWAPTARSVSLQLWDAGTTGDPQVLPATFDAASGAWSVTDDAVDAGSEYRWLVEVFAPSTGAIETNSVTDPYSQALTVNSARTVVVDLDDPSIAPEQWAETPAPVVERAVDRAIYELHVRDFSITDETVPEEERGTYRAFTRDSAGAAQLRELAEAGINTVHLLPTFDIATIEERRSEQATPDCDLASFGPASPEQQACINAIRDLDGFNWGYDPFHFQAPEGSYAVDPDGASRVEEFREMVGALHATGLQVVLDEVYNHTAESGQGGKSVLDRVVPGYYQRLNALGAVETSTCCQNVATENAVAEKLMVDSVVLWAKEYKVDGFRFDLMGHHSKENMLAVRAALDELTLEEDGVDGSKVYLYGEGWNFGEVANNARFEQATQGQLGGTGIGTFNDRLRDGVHGGSPVVGDSIFDQGFGTGLAGDPNGTPVREGTRNLGQQTDLVKVGLAGNLRDFQFTGYDGVVKTGAEVDYNGAPAGYADQPDEVINYVDAHDNETLYDLGVLKLPTDTSMADRIRMNTLSLATVTFSQTPSFWHAGTELLRSKSLDRNSYNSGDWFNRIDWTGQESTFGSGLPMAADNADKWSFMEPLLADPALKPGAADIAAAEASALDLLRVRSSVDLMQLGSAELIEQKVSFPNSGPDATDGLIVMLIDDLVGDDVDEELEGAMVVFNASPEAITEQVDGLAGRDFALNAVQAGGADEVVKGTSWDAASGTLTIPARTAAVLVDEQEPDGVATVTLAAPSKAIAKAGSTVKVSGQVTALDGSRPVGTVSVLVDGQVVATEPVESKDKGGFSVKLPKLGAGVHWIQVSFGGGDGFADSESVPAMLVLW
- a CDS encoding o-succinylbenzoate synthase, encoding MSDVAPSLPPLHDLLATARVVALPLVTRFRGIDVREALLLEGPEGWTEFAPFAEYPDDEAATWLAAAVDFGWRPTPPRARDRVLVNATVPSVDPDAVPSVLERFPGCRTAKVKVAASDQTLAQDVARVRAVREAMGPEGRIRVDANAGWNLDEAEHAIHALAPFDLEYVEQPCATVEELAEIRRRTTYMGIPIAADESVRRADDPLAVAAAGAADLLVIKAAPLGGIRRALDIVDRAGLPVVVSSALDTSVGLAMGAFLAASVPGLDYDCGLGTASLLAADVTRDPLLPRDGGIDVRRVDPDPALLARCAADEERTAWWLARLERCHAVLAARADAG
- a CDS encoding aldo/keto reductase: MRTRTLGRTGLTVTELCFGTSPLGIPELYGPVDEQRAVETVLAVLDSPIRFIDTSNNYGGHGESEQRIGAALRAAGGLPADVLLATKVDPLHGSDDFSGRRVRESYAESLERLGVDRVPLLHLHDAERIGVDAALAPDGPVAALRALKSEGAVDWIGLAGGTLSVARPLMETGVFDVVLTHNRFTLLDRSADELIHRATEIGLGVLNAAPYGGGLLAKGPAATTRYAYGERPDMHAAAERMAAACAEFDVPLAAAALQFSTRDPRIHSTIIGMSTPARIAQTLESHATPIPEALWDRLEELVPARESWIGEK